aactattgactaatactttatgatggttatttttccttttggttttattaattattttcattatcgattaaagttggcgtgtgaggctaaatttaattgtaatgaataaataatttttcatcaactttagctactgcctggatctcattttcacaagtttttgcATCACTAACCATTCACGATTATGGTTCATTGTGTTTTATGATTAGCATTTAGCATTATTTTTCAGACTCTCGACCAAGACTAGACTTTAAGCATGTTGAGATTCAAATATATTACCTGCTCTTCCGAGGCCTGTTGGTAAAGGCATTCTCACGAGCCCTCCAGAATGCTGTAGTCTGTCACATAGAGATTTCTGCACCAAAGCAAAAGTGCAGTCTTGATGCCAAACCGGCAGCTCCAGTCCCAGCATGCAGCAGATGATCCTGAACTTCTCGTCCTCTGTGAGCAACCCCATCTCACGCGCCACATACACCATGTACGCCATATCAATATTCACTGCTTCACCATGGAGTAGAGCTGGTAGGACTTTCTAAAACATGGAATAGGGGATGATGAAGTATTTCGCATGCAGTTATTGCTGCATTTTGTATGTATATAAAACCAAAGCCCGAAACAACCCTTACAAGTTTATTCAATTGTGCTATTACATTCAGTCTACTTTTTATGTACTTatcagaaatatacttaaaatttcacttaagtgtacttagtatatttggcctatacttgtactcaatattttgatcaagatatacttaaaagtataattaagtattcttaattatatttacttatttactaAAATTAAGTTAACTTGGCTTGTAGTTGTTACACTTTTGATTGAGTTGCCTATTAAATAGGCTAGTCCACTATTTACTTTATGCCATCCACTGAATTTTCGAGAAGGTATAGCTGCAGCCTGGAGATCTCCAAATGGGTTGGGAACTCCAAAAAAAGGCGGGATCGTCAAAAGAGGGTGTGGCTTCTTCCCATTGACAGACAGGCACATAACACGcactcatgattttttttacacCTAGCCAGTTCAGCGAAAACTCCTCCCTGCAGCCGATTCTAAAGATTTCATGGGTCATGTCAATCACAGTGCTGACTTTCTATACAATGCTACAACAAATGCTAACCCCCCAAAACCCACCCTACACCCTAACCTTAACCaatgaaaatgactgcaggGCAGGATTTGCGCTGAATAGTGTGCTAAAGAAAATAGCAGTTCAGGAGATAAACAGTTAATAAGATCATACGATATGAAATCGCCAAGCCGGCCCGTCCATAACACCCAAACTGGATAATGGGACCTTTTTAGTTGCACCCAGTATCACTGCCCTGCGAATCTCGAGCCTTGGGATGTCCCCGTCGCTTAGAACAAAGCTGGAATGGCTCGCGGGAGAGCTTGCAGGGTATTTCCGCTCATTTCGTTGAGCGGAGGTTCTAACTCCAGTCTGAACTCCACTGGCAACGAGCTCCTCTCTCACAGagcatatttattattataggcatatttatttttatagcaaattttataactttttattttagattagaaaaacaatgtttaattttcaaacttttatttttaaatctaagTCAATGACAATTGGCTGAAGCCAGAGCCAATAGCGAAAGTCTTTGAATGTGGACACTCCGCCCACTTTTGGAGGTACTGCCCATGTTTGGAGTTAACCCAATTTTGGAGATCTCCAGTCTGCAGCTATACCTAATTTTATGGCTAtacatgttttcactgttttatggtagggggcgctattacgcatcttctgaaatAGTATAGATTCAGAATCaccggatcaaaacacaggtcaAGAAGCAGCAGAAACAACTGATAGAAAATTTTCacgcaaatgtaaaataatgtgatcatcaaacattaaagggttagttcacccaaaaatgaaaattctgtgattACTTACCcaattcatttgtgctccgaatcttcctgaagcagtgttttgaaaccgcaccaaaaatattctcgtcactttataatattaatattgaaccactgtactcacatgaaccgatttaaatatgtttttagtacctttatggatcttgagatagAAAAtttcattgctccctatggaggcctcatggagccatcggatttcaactaaaatatcttaatttgtgttccaaagattaacgaaggttttactggtgtggaacggcatgagggtaagtaataaatgacagaattttcatttttgggtgaactaaccctttaaacagcaTATAAGTTCAAAACTGCCTAACTTTACCGAATGAAAATTAAACCCATCAAGAGGAAACGACTGTGAAGCTTTTGGGTGGTGAAGCTTTTTGATCATCGCTTTGAATCCGATCCGGACcgtagtctttgacaaaaatgtgattttctcagctttttgtttaaaatgttgctttttaatgaaactaaaaaaaaaaggatccaTGAAgctataataaaatgtttttcaaaaacattttaataccTAAATAGGAACATagtaatatacttaaagtgcaaatataatatataaatagtaaACTCTAAGTATGATGTTATGTTCACTTCAAGAAAACTTACAAGTATACTTGCAGTATAAAACTACCAAGCTAGTATTTTACTGAGAGTTTACttgaaagtgtactttcataAACTAAAGAGTGTGCTACAAGTATTTTACTAGTATCAGTTTACCTGTAAGTTCACTTGTAGTACAGTTGCAGTACTAATGAAAAACTTAGTTGGCCTACTAGGTTGGCCTAGTTGTAAACTAGTTGTGGACTCAAAGTTTACTACTGTAACACTTAAAACATACTTAAAAGTACTTTTATACACTAAAAAGTGGGGCAAAAAATTTAGTCCCAAGTATACAGTACACTTTCAAGTAGCCTACACTTCTAGTACATTGATAgtactacataaagtatacttacaAATATACTTAAATATACTTATTCTTTGTAAGGGACAGTCTCAGGCATTTTAATGTGGAGAAACAGCATCCAAATCTGAGAACGGTTTTCAGACTGTCTACATTCCTACAATAATATTTCTCACCCAATAAAAGAATATTGAAAGCCTTAAGGCAAAACACATCAATCATCCTTGAAAGCCTTTAATTTATAGCCCCACCCAAATCTTTTAAAATAGCAGAAGTGAAGATACCATCTCTAGTTCCGGGCTGATCAGGTGACCGAAGTCAACCAGTCTGTCAAGATCATCCTCCCACAGGTTTGGAGCTAATTCTTCCAACATGGTTTCTATAGCGACACGGGTGGAAAAAGAGGCAGGGTCAATGCGGTCATCTTCTAGAACCATAGCGGACTGAAACTTGGAGTCTAACAGGAACTGTCCCTGCGTTTCCAGAATTTCAAACAGCCCTCTGTGCTTCATGAGAGCCATCTACaacaatataaatacaaattaattcaaatttgtTTGACAAATACTATTGCTAGGACatatttctcaatacttaggtgactttttttaaaCTCTTCAGCTTGGCAGAGCAGTTCATTTCGCattcaaaaatgcattaaaagtaccaaaacacttcataaaTCTCTCAAACCAAGTCATTCTTCCATAACACTAAGGTTGTCACCCAACAAACACACTTTCTcactaaagaaaaaaatcctttctgttgaaagtaccttgttttaaatgtccttttaatgttCAATGGTTAAAGGGTGAGTCgaataatgtcatctcattgtGCCCAGTTATACAAAAACGTATTACTGCGTTCACAGAGCGAGCctttcactgactgtttacAGCTTAACGGAAGTTACACCGATAATCGCGCAAAGCGTCATGGGGCAGGTGGATAGATGGTAATGAGATCATCACAGACTAACACCTGTGTAGGAGTTCACCCTCTACATTTAATTGTTTTggtagtttttttattttttagatttagTATATATTTCAATATGGTATTACTGCATTACTCAGTTTAGTATTATGTTAACTTAAATTGAACAGTTTTGGAAAAAAGTAGCCTACGCAAGGCCTGATGGTTGTTGGGGGTTGTGTCTGTGAGAAAACAATTCATGTAATTTGATAGTCATcattaaatgcattttgtgagaaaaaaaaattagggTTTGAAAAAGTGATCTTAGTATTGAGAAATTGGTCCAAGCGattgtaaaaactgtaataatatgtaaaaaagaagaaaacgtTTTAATGTACCTTCAGCATTTCTGCAAGACCATTAGATATGTGTCTACGAGGAATTGTCTGTATAAACGACCTGTCCAAGAATGCAGCAACAGGTGCGATGTAGGTGCCTAGCTTATTTTTGCAGTTTGCAAAATTCACGCCGGTCTTTGCTCCGACACTAGCATCGATATAGGACAAAAGGGTGGTGGGAACACGGATGTATGGAGTGCGCCTTCTGTAGAGGGATGCTGCGAGACCCACGATATCCAAGCAGACCCCACCTCCGATGGCAATGATGGGCTCCGTGCGCCGGTCGATACCAAACTGGTGGACTTCCTCAAGGATCTTCAAGGCCATTTCCATGGACTTGTTCTCCTCCGTCGTGGGCAGGGGCAGGATCCGGTACAGGACGTGCCTGGCCTCGAGGTAGTCGGTGACCTGGGAACCATAGAGATTGTACACTACCTCATCCATGACTATGAAGCGTTTTAAGGGCTTGGTGCTGGACCGTACGGCCTCAAGCTGCTCAGTGTCTCTGATGTGGCCCAAAAGCAGAGTGTCATTGCTGGGGTCAAGAAGGTTTTTGGTCTGAGTAACTGTATATGTGAAGGTGATGGGGGTGACCACTGTCCAGGTGGTGCCACTAGAGGAGGTGCTTTCGTAACTGCAACATATAAAGCTCATAACTCATTTTGTagcttgtttttgatttaaaaaaaaaaaaaagatgtcaaattgaatattacaaaaaaagataAGTGGTGCTACCTTACTGCATTATTTCTGTtctcaaacaaataaaaatatacaataattaCTACTGTAAAAATACTTGTAAAAAGTTCATTTAACCCTTCTATTGTCTTCAGGTCAAGAATATACTACatccatttaaagggatagttcacccaaaaatgaaaatttgatgtttatctgcttacccccagtgcatccaagatataggtgacattttttcttcagtcgatcacaaattatgatttttaactgcaaccgctgccatctgtcattcaaataatggcggttgatgggaacttcatctataagagtgcataaaccttgcttagacaaatccaaatgaaacctgaaaaaatgaaaattttctcgcgcatatacttcaatgagtgtcagacatcactgccgttgacagagcgcgatcagacatcactaaaggagtcatgaacggagttggacatagtggtgcattagaggtaaaaaaatgatataaatactgttcggtttttcgcacaaaccgatcgtttcgtgtcttaggacattaatgtgtagTCACGAGcggcagggtttcatttggatttgtctaagcaaggtttattcactcttatagttgaagttcccatcaaccgccattatttgaatgacagacagcagcggttgcagttaaaaatcataatttgcgttcgactgaagaaaaaatgtcacctacatcttggatgtactgggggtaagcagataaacatcaaattttcaattttgtgtgaactatccctttaagtattaTATCCAGGTTTGACTACAATAGTCAAGAATATCTAAACTAATAACTATTTTTACATTCAAATCTTCAAATGTTACCCATATTCAAATAACATGTTATGGCCTTTCACCCTTGCCCTTTTTTGTTGTGCAGATTTCTCTAAATCTATCTAActgtttgaaaaatgttttatattttctaatatatttcaaatatttaagtgATATTTAGGAGTTTTCTCTTAAACACTGTGCAGCAACATAAACCACTACAGCACTTTTCTGTAATTCTCTCACAACCGGCTTTGCATAAGTGGATGGTTGCAATTGATATTCAAACTGAGCTCGTATTTGACTCCTCCTGTTTTACTGGAAAGTACGTCTGGAGTAAAGAGAAAAATGTATGAACTAAAATTGTAGCTCTATTCATCTGTCCATTTACTAATAACAAAACGATACAGGAGTTGTTATAAAATACTAGCCTACATAAAATGCTATGAAATGCCAAAAGTTATCACAATTAACAAAGAAAATAGGTCTTTAACattcatttttactccaattgtgttaatccatcaatattacATGATTTATTTgttgtaaatatattaatgtttttaatatataaaataataataacagtctgattaaaaaaaaaaaaaaacattatcctTACCTGCACTATCCTTACAAACATTACCTGCTGTAACCTAAAAATGAatcaatgtattattttatgttttctaagTGGGTCAAAAAAATGACCACAGGTGGGTGCAGTTTCTCAGGACAGTAGGAGTTATTTGGATGTGATGAAATTCTGACCCTAATGAAAGTTGATTCAGCCTTTGACTTGGATGAAACTAAGTTAATTTATCATAAGTTTCCGCATAAAGCACACCTGACAGccttttttgaaataaaataatatacgtGTTTCTGTAAATGTTCGGAATACTTATTGATTTATACGCACATTTTAGCAGCTGAAACTCGTCCTTTCATTCCTTGCTTCACATTTTTCCCTGCTTTGCGTTTCCACGTCCCCTTCACCTGCACCAGGCTGAATACGGTTTCCTTCTGTTTGTTGAGGTTTTCCATCGTCGAGTTCTCCAAGGACGGGTGACAGGGAACAGCTGACTGCTGAATTTCAGGTGTATTAACTGTTAAAGGTTCCTCAGATCTCTCCATATTTGAAGCGCAGATATATAATGGCATGAGGTGCATCAGCAGGAATCAAGGAGGAGCTTGCGAGGAAAACCTATGAAAGATTCTCCCTCTCCAAAACCGTGATGTCTTGCTGATTTTGAACTTACACAACTCACCTTCGTTATATATGATCAGTTATATGATGAAGACCCCACGTGCAGCAAACGCCCCGAAGCGGGTGGATTGTGAAAGCTGGCGACAAGTTATGTGAGCGCTTAGTTGACAGTTATGTAAATTGCATTTTCATGCTGCATTAGATAATAGTTTtggtttttttaaatatatatcctATAtgtctcacaaaaaaaaataaaaaatgaattatgcctctttttgtgtgtgtgtgtaatgattTGCACAAAAAAGTCATGGGGAACCAATGTACTGTATTCATGGATTCCGAGGACTGTCAGTATCAGTGTTTAGAGAAGGCGATGACTTTATTTGATGATACACTGGAACATGACACCTATGATAACGTGTATATGTCATTGCGCCATATGCATTGATAACAATCatgttttacacattttatccCAGTTATTAGACActtttctctcacacacaaacaaataattAATGATCTTAAATGCaactaaaacaataataaactaAGGATAATCAGGAAAAGACCCCGTTAAAGTCATGGCATAAAGTTAAGCTGGTCTAACAGGTTTGACTCTGTTTGATAAGCAACCACGTGCACACCTGAGCAAAGTTAGCGCAGACCAGTCTTAACCTTTGCAAGCTCTTTTCCAAAATATCAAGTTACCCATCATCATGCACTTTGGAATGATGTTTGCTCTTGATGGGGGTAGAGTAgcctaacttttttttttttttttttttttttttttttttttaagtggatATAGTTTGTGATGCTGTTGGCAAATTCCATTAAGATCCTGTAGTTTTAtttagactgtaaaaaaaaaataataaaaaaaaaatatatatatatttatatatatatatatatatatatatatatatatatatatatatatttatgtatatatatatatatatgatcatTACAACATATGctttttacattactttaacTCATCAAAATAAGTTAAGCAATTTTCTACTTTTTTATGTTGCAAGATTCACCAATTTCTTTTaagttaattataattaaagttGAAATGACTTATACAACCCAGTTGATTACTTAAAAATTTAAggcagctttttttttaaagtcatttaaaaaaattatttgacgAACTTTGCACGCCCCATTTCAAGTTATCCAACATACTTTGGAACTTTCATGTTTACTCTTTGtgctttattttagtttatttttggCTAAGGGTAATttcttaaattatattttagatgaCAAATACTCTCTTGAAGGAGGCATGAGAAAGAATTTTTCACGTAATACTGATATCACTATCATAGTTGAGTCTGTTTTGAGTATGTGTGTCACATGAGTTGGTTCAAATTTTCAAAAGTCAGTCTGACCTAAAACCAATATGTCAAAGACATTCTGACTTTGCGGAAAGCAGTTATATATTAATCTTCTTCACTGTGCCAACTTGGTGTTGGGGGGAGGGGGTTATTCCCCCTCACTAGAAATTGTGATCTTTTAGTAGAAATCACTCTAGGGGAGGGGGTCCCCCATGGTAGGTGTCACGTTTTTGCGTCTGGTGCCCTAAGGGGACATTGTTATGGGCCCTCATCTGTTATGAGCCCCATGTTTACAGTCTCCTCCATTCTCTGGGCACCCTGTACACAGTCCCCCATCTCATGTATttagatataaaaaaaattgtgcaaATGTTAATATTCA
Above is a genomic segment from Chanodichthys erythropterus isolate Z2021 chromosome 21, ASM2448905v1, whole genome shotgun sequence containing:
- the eevs gene encoding 2-epi-5-epi-valiolone synthase, with translation MHLMPLYICASNMERSEEPLTVNTPEIQQSAVPCHPSLENSTMENLNKQKETVFSLVQVKGTWKRKAGKNVKQGMKGRVSAAKIYESTSSSGTTWTVVTPITFTYTVTQTKNLLDPSNDTLLLGHIRDTEQLEAVRSSTKPLKRFIVMDEVVYNLYGSQVTDYLEARHVLYRILPLPTTEENKSMEMALKILEEVHQFGIDRRTEPIIAIGGGVCLDIVGLAASLYRRRTPYIRVPTTLLSYIDASVGAKTGVNFANCKNKLGTYIAPVAAFLDRSFIQTIPRRHISNGLAEMLKMALMKHRGLFEILETQGQFLLDSKFQSAMVLEDDRIDPASFSTRVAIETMLEELAPNLWEDDLDRLVDFGHLISPELEMKVLPALLHGEAVNIDMAYMVYVAREMGLLTEDEKFRIICCMLGLELPVWHQDCTFALVQKSLCDRLQHSGGLVRMPLPTGLGRAEIFNDTNEGALFRAYEKWCDELSTGSLR